A genomic window from Bacteroidota bacterium includes:
- a CDS encoding GNAT family N-acetyltransferase — MNVSLVSATGKDLVPISEMAQRIWQFHYVPIIGQQQVDYMLGQMYSGIAIQKQIEEGQKFYIIVYNNLSVGYMAISQIGTEEYMLHKFYIETEEQGRNIGQHAFAALLDRLPHSKKISLTVNRQNYKSINFYFKLGFKIESVADFDIGNGYYMNDFVMFLEF; from the coding sequence ATGAATGTTTCACTAGTTTCAGCTACGGGTAAAGACCTTGTCCCTATTTCTGAAATGGCCCAAAGAATATGGCAATTCCATTATGTTCCTATCATTGGTCAACAGCAGGTCGATTATATGCTGGGGCAAATGTATTCGGGCATTGCCATCCAAAAGCAAATTGAGGAAGGGCAAAAGTTCTATATTATTGTATATAATAATTTATCTGTGGGCTATATGGCTATCTCGCAAATTGGAACTGAGGAATACATGCTGCACAAATTTTATATTGAAACAGAAGAGCAAGGAAGGAACATCGGCCAACATGCTTTTGCGGCATTGCTGGATCGTTTGCCTCATTCAAAAAAAATATCACTCACCGTGAACCGTCAAAATTATAAATCCATCAATTTCTACTTTAAACTTGGTTTCAAAATAGAAAGTGTTGCCGATTTTGATATTGGTAATGGGTATTATATGAATGATTTTGTGATGTTCCTAGAATTTTAG